The window GCTGGCTGGATCCCTATGCGGCAGCCTGGCCTGGACTTGCAAGCCATTGAGCTGACCACCCAGAGCAACCATTACTGTCATGCCCAGAGGGCTCCTGGCACTCTCCGAGACCCCAAGAAGGAGAGGGCCCAGTGCCAGCTCTATGTGGCCTCTGCCATCTGTCTGGTGTTCATGATTGGTGAAGTCATTGGTAAGTCTGTGCTAATTCAACTGAAGTCTAACTAAATGATCCAAAAGGCTTTTCTCTCTCCTCGATGTTCCCAGGAATATTCACACTAAATAGCCCCAGTTTTTGAACACTCACTAAGCCCTTTACATACATTATTGCTTACAAGAAAGTGTGATGTCATATGTGTGCTGTTAACCTCCTtattttacagaaggggaaactgaggtacactggggttaagtaacttgcccaagattcaCATATAGCTAGTAGGGAAGGGAAGGCCTGAATGCCTAtaaggagagagcagagagcatTGACTGAGTACCTGTTATGCTTTCTGTTACTATTTGAATTTGATATTCACATTCACCCTTTAAGTAGATGTTATCCCCATTTCATGGATGTGTGGAATTTAAGGCCCAGAGAGTGTCATTTGCCCACAATTACACAGCCAGTGGATAGAGCAATCTGGAACCCAGTGTGCTTGTCTCTGGAATCCCTGGTCTCTCCACTGCACATACAGTCTGGGAAGATTGTTCCTTGGGGAGCTGGTGAGGACCCTCCATCTTCCTGGCCATTCCCCTGCAGGTGGGTACCTGGCACATAGCTTGGCCGTTATGACAGATGCAGCCCACCTGCTCACTGACTTTGCCAGCATGCTCATCAGCCTCTTCTCCCTTTGGATGTCCTCCAGGCCAGCCACCAAGACCATGAATTTTGGCTGGCAGCGAGCTGGTGAGGACCCTGGTCAGGTTGGAGATAGAGTTCAGGGAAAGGGGATTAGGACATAGGTTCTCAGGGGGCTGAAATAGATGGAGCCCTGGGTAGGGCCAGGGGGATGCCTTGCGTTGATCACCCTGGCCTCTGGCCTCTGGGAGCTCCCAATCTGGTGCAGAAGTCCTGACCCTTGTCCTCCAGAAACTCCCAGGGTGTTGGGGGAACCCTGGTCCCAGTCATCGGGACCTCCCAAGCTATAGGAAAGGAGGTCACTTACCTAAGAAATTCAGGGGCCAAAGTTCATTAGCAAAATGCCTGGCATTCACCTCCATGGAGCAGCTCAGTGGGGAGGCGGAGAGGGATAGCTAACAAAGCCTTCTGAAAGATACAGGCTTTAAACCCCCTTTTAATTCTGGGCTGCTCTGTCATTTTCCTCTTGATGGGAGATGGCCCAGCCTGTCCTCATCCTTGCCAGCTGAGCAATGGGTATGTAGGTCagtttttttccatataaaacaaaaatgacttaCATCCTTTTTAGGTCTGATATTTGGGTAGTGGGGCAAGGTGCACCCGTGCCAGTCATTCCCTCAGCAGAGCCCAGTTAGGCCCAGGCATTGGCTTggctctctgggggtgagggGGATCATAGAGGGGAGGTTCTCCACAGCCCTAGGGACCTAGGCTGAGGTTGGTGCTGGGGGCTGGGTTTCTCCTCAGAGATCCTGGGAGCCCTGCTCTCTGTGCTATCCATCTGGGTTGTGACTGGGGTGCTGGTGTACCTGGCGGCAGAGCGGCTGGTCTCTGGTGACTATGAGATCAAGGGGGGGACCATGCTGATCACGTCCGGCTGTGCCGTGGCCGTGAACATCATGTGAGTATGGCCACTTCTCATACACACACTCTCATACCCAGTCTTGGAGGAAGGAGGCCATGCCACGGTCCACTAGAGGCTGCAGGGAGAATTTCCCCAGTGCTCCGAGCACTGGAACCTGAGACACCTGGGTCCGGCCTGAGGCCTAGGCCAAGGCCATCTGGAACTGCAAACCTGGAGCAGCATCAACTTCACACACCACCAGCTCCCTTCTACCCATAGACGTCAGTGAATAATGACCTTGGAGCCTCATACCTGATGTGGGGAGGGATGAGTCTAGTTCCTGCAGTAGCAGATGTCCCTGGGGGCAGGACAGAATTCATGTCCTTTCAAGGTGATGTGCATGAAATTGGTCTTAGTGAGAGGCAGTGGCATGGAGAGCAGGGGTATCTCATTTGGGCTCCTTAGCCTCCTTGCTCAGGGGTCTTGGGGAAGCCGTTCCCCTCCCTAAGCCTCAGCTTCTCCATCAGTCTCATGGCGGGGTAAACTAGATGAGCTCCAAGAGGCCCACCGGCTTTGAGATTTGGCCTTGGGGTGTTTTTGTGTCGAGACTCATCCTGGCACTGGAGCTGAGCTCTCTTTTCTGTGGCCCTTTGACCTGAGGCCATGTGGACTGGGCCCCTCACGTGGCCAAAGGGAGCATacagagttgggggtggggatggggatttGAGCCTCATGGGGAGGCCAGCCCAGATGGGTGGCCTCTGTCTACCTAAATGGAAGCCTCTATCTGCTGCCTCGATGAACCACTCGGCTTTGTCTCTGCTTCCGTAGAATGGGGTTGACCCTTCACCAGTCTGGCCATGGGCACAGCCATGACACCAACCAGCAGCAGGAGAACCCCAGTGTCCGAGCTGCCTTTATCCATGTGATTGGGGACTTTCTGCAGAGCTTGGGTGTCCTGGTGGCagcctatattttatatttcaaggtCAGAGTTGGGGCAGTGGGGGTGGGCCAGAGGGCAGGGGAGTGTAGATTATCTGGGGGCTCTTCTCCGCCAGGGCCCTTCCCACATTctagccaccccccacccctccacactGGGCAAAAGAGTGGGGTGAGAGAAGGAACTAGCATTTATCTAACACCTACCAAGGGTCAGCACTTCTAATTTTCACAGCAGCCCGAAAGGGTAGGTGCTGGTAAAACTATTCTGCAGCTCCGAAAGTTTCAGTGACTTGCTTGCATTGAAGAGCTGGTAAGTTGTGGAGTCACATGCAAACCCCAGA of the Tamandua tetradactyla isolate mTamTet1 chromosome 2, mTamTet1.pri, whole genome shotgun sequence genome contains:
- the SLC30A2 gene encoding proton-coupled zinc antiporter SLC30A2 isoform X1 codes for the protein MKATEKKHLLDARPGARSYTGSLWQDGAGWIPMRQPGLDLQAIELTTQSNHYCHAQRAPGTLRDPKKERAQCQLYVASAICLVFMIGEVIGGYLAHSLAVMTDAAHLLTDFASMLISLFSLWMSSRPATKTMNFGWQRAEILGALLSVLSIWVVTGVLVYLAAERLVSGDYEIKGGTMLITSGCAVAVNIIMGLTLHQSGHGHSHDTNQQQENPSVRAAFIHVIGDFLQSLGVLVAAYILYFKPEYKCVDPICTFLFSILVLGTTLTILRDVILVLMEGTPKGVDFTAVRDLLLSVEGVEALHSLHIWALTVTQPVLSVHIAIAQNADAQAVLKAASAQLQGKFHFHTMTIQIEDYSEDMKDCQECQGPLD
- the SLC30A2 gene encoding proton-coupled zinc antiporter SLC30A2 isoform X2; the encoded protein is MKATEKKHLLDARPGARSYTGSLWQDGAGWIPMRQPGLDLQAIELTTQSNHYCHAQRAPGTLRDPKKERAQCQLYVASAICLVFMIGEVIGGYLAHSLAVMTDAAHLLTDFASMLISLFSLWMSSRPATKTMNFGWQRAEILGALLSVLSIWVVTGVLVYLAAERLVSGDYEIKGGTMLITSGCAVAVNIIMGLTLHQSGHGHSHDTNQQQENPSVRAAFIHVIGDFLQSLGVLVAAYILYFKPEYKCVDPICTFLFSILVLGTTLTILRDVILVLMEGTPKGVDFTAVRDLLLSVEGVEALHSLHIWALTVTQPVLSVHIAIGEDTDAQER